A window of the Oscillospiraceae bacterium genome harbors these coding sequences:
- a CDS encoding cation transport protein yields MLVKIKMWMHRVPPGRVIVISFAAVILTGSLLLCLPACTRPGEVTTYLDALFTATSSTCVTGLVLFDTYWHWTALGQVIVLVLIQIGGLGLVTFTTGFTLMMRKKLGLRNMELAVENTNGDSSDIGGFIRIILKFTFSCEAIGALILMIRFLPQMGLHGIWVSVFLAVSAYCNAGFDILGAVMRNGNLIPYAADPLVCLTIDALIVVGGLGFVVISNIYHTKIQPTLHHETRRPLSFHARIVILMASLLIVIGTVVFMALEYGNTLAALPNFGAKLNAALLQSVSPRTAGFASIDIAKEYDFTKIFSVILMFIGAAPGSTGGGIKTTTALVLICSVHSVLRGKDEATFNHRRIDKFTVYRALAITGFAMLLILIVTGIITSTTPNVNGLDALYEATSAFATVGLSASLTPRLSVISRIAIILTMYIGRVGPLSLGLAVSIKHGHVHTSSVLPEGKIIVG; encoded by the coding sequence ATGCTTGTAAAGATAAAAATGTGGATGCACCGGGTGCCGCCCGGCAGGGTAATTGTCATCAGTTTTGCTGCTGTCATTTTAACAGGGTCCCTGCTGCTGTGCCTGCCGGCCTGTACACGGCCGGGCGAAGTGACAACTTACCTGGACGCTCTTTTTACGGCCACTTCCTCCACTTGCGTGACGGGACTGGTGCTGTTTGACACCTACTGGCACTGGACCGCGCTCGGGCAGGTTATTGTTCTGGTTCTTATACAAATCGGCGGCCTGGGGCTGGTTACTTTTACGACCGGGTTTACCCTGATGATGCGCAAAAAGCTCGGCCTGCGCAACATGGAGCTGGCCGTAGAAAACACCAACGGCGACAGCAGCGACATCGGCGGTTTTATCCGTATTATTCTGAAGTTCACTTTCAGCTGTGAAGCCATCGGTGCACTGATTCTGATGATTCGCTTTCTGCCGCAAATGGGCCTGCACGGTATTTGGGTTTCGGTCTTTCTGGCAGTCTCTGCTTACTGCAACGCCGGATTTGATATTTTGGGTGCTGTGATGAGAAACGGCAACCTGATTCCCTATGCGGCCGACCCGCTGGTGTGCCTGACGATTGATGCACTGATTGTTGTAGGCGGTCTTGGTTTTGTCGTCATCAGCAATATTTATCACACCAAAATACAGCCGACGCTGCACCACGAGACGCGCCGGCCGCTCAGCTTTCATGCACGCATTGTTATTTTAATGGCTTCTCTGCTCATCGTCATCGGCACCGTTGTCTTTATGGCGCTTGAGTACGGAAATACGCTGGCCGCCCTGCCGAATTTCGGAGCAAAGCTAAATGCCGCGCTGCTGCAGTCTGTTTCACCCCGCACCGCCGGCTTTGCCTCCATTGATATCGCAAAAGAATACGATTTTACGAAAATCTTTTCTGTTATCCTCATGTTTATCGGCGCGGCGCCGGGCTCTACCGGCGGCGGTATTAAAACCACAACCGCCCTGGTACTGATCTGCTCGGTACATTCCGTACTGCGCGGAAAAGATGAGGCAACTTTTAATCACCGCCGCATCGATAAATTCACAGTTTACCGTGCACTTGCCATCACCGGTTTTGCCATGCTGCTGATTTTGATTGTCACGGGCATTATCACTTCTACAACACCAAATGTAAATGGTTTGGACGCCCTGTACGAAGCGACCAGTGCCTTTGCCACCGTCGGTCTGAGCGCGAGCCTGACCCCGCGGCTCTCGGTTATCTCCCGTATCGCTATCATTTTGACAATGTACATCGGGCGTGTCGGTCCGCTTTCCCTCGGGCTGGCTGTCTCGATTAAGCACGGTCATGTACACACTTCCAGTGTTCTGCCGGAAGGGAAAATTATCGTTGGCTGA
- a CDS encoding helix-turn-helix domain-containing protein produces the protein MRLRKQALGSRNLVGARVEATRKSEGMKQKELLAQLQVQGVDMNASGLSKLEGQLRYVTDYELVALAKVFNVSVDWLLGLKDAKP, from the coding sequence TTGAGATTACGCAAGCAGGCGCTGGGCAGCCGAAATCTGGTAGGTGCCCGCGTAGAGGCAACTCGTAAAAGCGAAGGAATGAAACAAAAGGAACTGCTGGCCCAGTTGCAGGTGCAGGGAGTAGATATGAATGCTTCCGGCCTTTCTAAGTTGGAAGGGCAGCTGCGCTATGTGACAGACTATGAGCTGGTAGCGCTTGCCAAAGTCTTTAATGTTTCGGTTGACTGGCTGCTGGGGCTGAAAGACGCAAAACCCTGA
- a CDS encoding TrkA family potassium uptake protein has protein sequence MNIVILGGGKLGRQLARNMLDRKYTVHLIEKNKLRCMNLANELDIEIIYGDGTELEVLERAQTRNADCFLAVGGSDQDNLVACQLARKEFGVQKVIARANDPRNLPVLRTLGAEIVVSSTEIITNLIEQEVDMAEMRMLATLNKGRAAICAVTLPEKTRLKGVALKNLDLPNGSLVISVVRGEKMVVPNGETIFQPGDEIIAVCEGSSQKKLQSLMTAAE, from the coding sequence ATGAATATTGTAATTTTAGGCGGCGGCAAATTGGGCCGTCAGCTGGCGCGCAATATGCTGGACCGCAAATATACAGTCCACCTGATCGAGAAAAACAAACTGCGCTGTATGAACCTTGCCAACGAACTGGATATTGAAATCATTTACGGCGATGGCACCGAGCTTGAGGTGCTTGAGCGTGCTCAGACACGAAATGCAGACTGCTTTCTTGCCGTGGGCGGCAGCGACCAGGACAATCTGGTTGCCTGCCAGCTTGCCCGTAAGGAATTCGGTGTACAAAAGGTAATTGCCCGTGCAAATGACCCGCGCAATCTGCCGGTTCTACGTACATTAGGTGCGGAAATTGTCGTGAGCAGTACGGAAATTATTACAAATTTGATTGAGCAGGAAGTCGATATGGCCGAAATGCGCATGCTGGCGACCCTGAATAAAGGCCGTGCTGCGATTTGTGCGGTTACCCTGCCCGAAAAGACACGCCTGAAAGGCGTTGCACTGAAAAATTTGGATCTGCCCAACGGCTCTCTGGTGATTTCTGTAGTGCGTGGGGAAAAGATGGTCGTACCAAACGGCGAAACAATTTTTCAGCCGGGTGATGAAATCATCGCTGTCTGCGAGGGTTCTTCTCAAAAGAAGCTGCAGTCGCTGATGACTGCAGCGGAATGA
- a CDS encoding TrkA family potassium uptake protein → MNVLVIGCGRLGARLAAMLDERGHEVVVVDESPGMLERLPDGFNGQTITGMPMDMSVLKSAGIENCDAVAVVTPDDNLNITISQVARQFFHIDNVVARISDPMRERVFAAFGLHTVCPTKMACVTLYNALTEPWENRELTFGSATASFRVCEVDHSCYGKSLEEVPRYPGETAFAIVHPNGRLELAHAGQEFLTVNEGDHVVMASVVD, encoded by the coding sequence ATGAATGTTTTGGTAATCGGGTGCGGCCGCTTGGGCGCCCGCCTGGCGGCCATGCTGGATGAGCGCGGCCACGAGGTCGTAGTGGTAGATGAGTCCCCCGGAATGCTGGAGCGCCTGCCGGATGGTTTCAATGGGCAGACAATCACAGGTATGCCGATGGATATGTCTGTGCTGAAAAGTGCCGGCATAGAAAATTGTGATGCCGTAGCGGTTGTTACGCCGGATGACAACCTGAATATTACAATTTCTCAGGTTGCGCGTCAGTTCTTTCACATTGACAATGTCGTTGCGCGTATCAGCGACCCCATGCGCGAGCGCGTCTTTGCTGCATTTGGTCTGCATACCGTTTGCCCCACTAAGATGGCCTGCGTCACGCTTTACAATGCGCTGACAGAGCCGTGGGAAAACCGAGAGCTGACTTTTGGCTCAGCGACTGCGTCTTTCCGCGTGTGCGAGGTGGACCACAGCTGCTATGGAAAGTCACTGGAAGAGGTGCCTCGCTACCCGGGCGAGACCGCTTTTGCCATTGTACATCCCAATGGGCGGCTGGAACTGGCACACGCCGGCCAAGAGTTCCTAACGGTCAACGAAGGTGACCATGTCGTCATGGCATCGGTTGTGGATTAG
- a CDS encoding nicotinate phosphoribosyltransferase: protein MEKTNLTMLTDFYEITMANGYFDNGLKDCIAYFDMFFREVPDNGGFAIMAGVQQVVDYLNNLHFEPEDIAYLRGCKIFSEDFLQYLAHLDFSCDVWAVPEGTPIFPGEPIITVRGPVIQAQFVETMILLTINHESLIATKANRIVRAAQGRPVMEFGSRRAQGADGAMLGARAAYIGGCCGTACTICDRNFGVPAMGTMAHSWVQLFDSELDSFRAYAREYPSSCTLLVDTYNVLKSGVPNAIKTFNEEVLPRGYRPAGIRIDSGDITYLAKKARKMLDDAGFPDCKICASNSLDEHLIQDMLIQGAPVDSFGVGERLITSSSHPVFGGVYKLSAVEDKSGRIIPKIKVSENVTKITTPCFKKLWRLYDRTTSKAIADVVTLHDEVIDDSKPYEIFDPIHVWKRKTITNFRAVPLREKIFDHGKCLAKEKTLKQLQDSCAKQVGTLWDEVLRFDNPHRYYVDLSHSLWDIKQKMLDNYTY, encoded by the coding sequence ATGGAAAAAACGAATTTGACCATGCTGACAGACTTCTATGAGATTACAATGGCAAACGGCTACTTTGACAACGGCCTGAAAGACTGTATTGCCTATTTCGATATGTTTTTCCGCGAAGTGCCGGACAACGGCGGCTTTGCCATTATGGCCGGCGTACAGCAGGTGGTAGACTACCTGAATAATCTGCATTTTGAGCCGGAGGATATTGCTTACCTGCGCGGCTGCAAAATTTTCAGTGAAGATTTTCTGCAGTACCTGGCCCACCTCGACTTCAGCTGTGACGTGTGGGCTGTACCAGAGGGCACGCCGATTTTCCCGGGCGAGCCGATTATCACCGTGCGCGGGCCGGTCATACAGGCACAGTTTGTTGAAACCATGATTCTTTTGACCATTAACCACGAAAGCTTGATTGCGACCAAAGCAAACCGCATTGTACGTGCAGCGCAGGGCCGGCCCGTCATGGAATTTGGCTCACGCAGAGCACAGGGCGCCGACGGCGCTATGCTGGGTGCACGCGCCGCATACATCGGCGGCTGCTGCGGCACTGCCTGCACTATCTGCGACCGAAACTTCGGCGTACCAGCCATGGGCACCATGGCACACAGCTGGGTACAGCTTTTTGACAGCGAATTGGATTCTTTCCGCGCCTATGCCCGGGAGTACCCCAGCAGCTGCACGCTATTGGTAGATACCTATAATGTACTGAAATCCGGTGTACCGAATGCGATTAAGACCTTTAATGAAGAAGTTCTGCCGCGCGGCTACCGCCCGGCGGGCATCCGCATTGACAGCGGCGACATCACCTACCTGGCGAAAAAGGCCCGCAAAATGCTGGATGATGCCGGCTTCCCGGACTGCAAAATCTGCGCAAGCAACTCACTAGACGAACATCTTATTCAGGACATGCTCATTCAGGGTGCGCCGGTCGACTCTTTCGGCGTAGGCGAACGCCTGATTACCAGCAGCAGCCACCCGGTTTTTGGCGGCGTCTACAAGCTTTCTGCTGTAGAAGACAAAAGCGGCCGCATTATTCCTAAAATCAAGGTCAGCGAAAACGTGACAAAGATCACCACCCCCTGCTTTAAAAAGCTGTGGCGCCTGTACGACCGCACCACCAGCAAAGCAATTGCCGACGTGGTGACCCTGCACGATGAGGTCATTGACGACTCAAAGCCCTATGAAATTTTTGACCCGATTCATGTCTGGAAGCGCAAAACGATCACCAACTTCCGCGCTGTGCCGCTGCGGGAAAAGATTTTTGACCACGGCAAGTGCCTTGCCAAAGAAAAGACCTTAAAACAGCTGCAGGATTCCTGCGCAAAGCAGGTCGGCACTTTGTGGGACGAAGTGCTGCGCTTTGACAACCCGCATCGCTACTATGTGGACCTGAGCCATTCGCTGTGGGATATTAAACAGAAAATGCTGGACAATTACACCTACTAA
- a CDS encoding YcxB family protein has translation MNLYFANHIICSEECYREYVKSTFRKSVQAIILICAVVLAVFAVIYVMIGKMGWFLFFTLFSVFMFCYPSILRGVLIKRGYNQQLLLNNGRPREVTTEFSDRIHLISSNKGESYFDYAQITQICETKNMILLVVKHSVAIVVAKNGFLLGDMGNFQQFIRQRCPYAKYTYR, from the coding sequence ATGAATCTTTATTTTGCTAACCATATTATCTGCTCTGAGGAATGTTACCGAGAATATGTAAAATCCACTTTTCGCAAAAGCGTGCAGGCGATCATTCTCATCTGCGCAGTCGTTTTGGCGGTATTTGCTGTCATTTATGTGATGATTGGCAAAATGGGTTGGTTCCTCTTTTTTACACTCTTCTCTGTTTTTATGTTTTGCTATCCGTCCATTCTGCGCGGTGTACTGATTAAGCGTGGATACAATCAGCAGCTGCTGCTAAACAACGGCAGACCGCGGGAAGTGACAACTGAATTTTCCGACCGCATTCATTTGATTTCCTCTAATAAAGGCGAATCATATTTTGACTACGCACAAATTACGCAGATTTGTGAAACCAAAAACATGATTCTCTTAGTTGTCAAGCACTCGGTTGCCATTGTTGTAGCGAAAAACGGCTTTCTGCTGGGTGACATGGGGAATTTTCAGCAGTTTATCCGGCAAAGATGCCCCTATGCCAAATACACCTACCGATAA
- a CDS encoding GNAT family N-acetyltransferase has translation MKIQYTKNDLQVKEYESLRAQVGWQPFSARQSLLALQNSLLVLCARDEAGKPVGMGRIVGDSATICYVQDLIVVPAYRRRHLGTALIEQLKDYVRSLTEGDETMRLCLMCAVGREAFYESCGFVARPTPNLGPGMICLLKTSR, from the coding sequence GTGAAAATACAGTATACAAAAAATGATTTACAGGTAAAGGAATATGAATCCCTGCGTGCGCAGGTGGGCTGGCAGCCCTTTAGTGCGCGGCAGTCGCTTTTGGCGCTGCAAAACAGCCTGCTTGTGCTGTGTGCCCGCGACGAAGCGGGAAAGCCGGTGGGCATGGGGCGCATTGTCGGCGACAGCGCAACCATTTGTTATGTGCAGGATTTAATTGTGGTGCCGGCATACCGGCGGCGGCACCTTGGCACTGCCCTCATCGAACAGCTGAAAGACTACGTGCGTTCGCTGACCGAGGGGGACGAAACCATGCGACTGTGCCTGATGTGTGCAGTGGGCCGCGAGGCATTTTATGAAAGCTGTGGTTTTGTGGCCCGTCCCACGCCAAACCTTGGCCCGGGCATGATTTGCCTGCTGAAAACAAGCCGATAA